One genomic segment of Acidobacteriota bacterium includes these proteins:
- a CDS encoding FtsX-like permease family protein — protein LEISSRRLDLAKVLRQEGTRGGDHSHRTRNVLVVAEVALALMLVAGTGLMIKSFDRLIAVDPGFEPGALTFGVALPRSSYGEPEQVANFYRNLLADLRTRPGVEAVGTVPVLPLDGVWWNGDFTIEGMKPFPEGEEPKVQHLEVSAGYFEAMGIPLVEGRTFTDADGADAPPVTVVNETFVQRFLDGREPLGLQVKFALPNQEAPWVTIVGVSRDVRQTSLAQEVLPEAYIPLLQDPQSANSVVLRTSGDPKALVSQAREAVSALDPTLPIFDIRTTDELVTGSIARQRFVLRLLLAFALVALFLATLGIYGVTAYTVARRTREIGLRMALGAASQRVAGWVLWRTLRLIAIGVALGVVGAVAAGRLLSNQLYGVQALDPAVIALVSLLLALVGALAALLPAWRASRIDPLDALRST, from the coding sequence CTCGAGATCTCGAGCCGGCGCCTGGACCTGGCCAAGGTCCTGCGGCAGGAGGGCACCCGGGGAGGCGATCACAGCCACCGGACGCGCAACGTCCTGGTGGTCGCCGAGGTCGCCCTGGCGCTGATGCTGGTGGCGGGAACCGGTTTGATGATCAAGAGCTTCGACCGGCTCATCGCCGTCGATCCGGGCTTCGAGCCCGGCGCCCTCACCTTCGGCGTCGCGCTGCCCCGCAGCTCCTACGGCGAGCCGGAGCAGGTCGCCAACTTCTACCGCAACCTCCTCGCCGACTTGCGCACCCGCCCGGGGGTCGAGGCCGTGGGAACGGTGCCTGTGCTGCCCCTCGACGGAGTGTGGTGGAACGGCGACTTCACCATCGAGGGGATGAAACCGTTTCCGGAGGGAGAAGAGCCCAAGGTCCAGCATCTCGAGGTCAGCGCCGGCTATTTCGAGGCCATGGGCATTCCCCTCGTTGAAGGCCGGACCTTCACCGATGCCGACGGAGCCGACGCTCCTCCCGTCACCGTAGTCAACGAGACCTTCGTCCAGCGCTTCCTCGACGGCCGAGAGCCTCTGGGGCTGCAGGTCAAATTCGCCCTGCCCAACCAGGAGGCACCGTGGGTCACCATCGTCGGGGTCAGCCGCGACGTGCGCCAGACCAGCCTGGCACAGGAGGTGCTGCCAGAGGCCTACATCCCGTTGCTGCAGGATCCCCAATCCGCCAATTCCGTGGTCTTGCGCACCAGCGGCGATCCCAAGGCTCTCGTGAGCCAAGCGCGGGAGGCGGTCAGCGCCCTCGACCCGACCCTGCCCATCTTCGACATCCGAACCACCGACGAGTTGGTCACCGGCTCCATCGCCCGCCAGCGCTTCGTGCTGCGGCTGCTGCTCGCGTTCGCGCTGGTGGCGCTGTTCCTGGCGACCCTGGGAATCTACGGCGTCACCGCCTACACCGTGGCCCGGCGCACCCGGGAGATCGGCCTGCGCATGGCCCTGGGAGCGGCCTCCCAACGGGTGGCGGGCTGGGTCCTGTGGCGAACCCTGCGGCTGATCGCCATCGGGGTGGCTCTGGGAGTCGTGGGAGCCGTCGCCGCCGGCCGTTTGCTGTCCAACCAGCTGTACGGAGTCCAGGCGTTGGACCCCGCGGTGATCGCCCTCGTCAGCCTGCTGCTGGCTTTGGTGGGCGCCTTGGCAGCCCTCCTGCCGGCGTGGCGAGCGTCCCGCATCGACCCCCTCGATGCTCTGCGCAGCACCTAG
- a CDS encoding carbamoyltransferase produces the protein MTKNGLNILGISAFFHDSACCLLRDGEVVSAVEEERFSRCKHDPGLPWRAFRFCLESAGLSLDDLDAVAYYEDPVKKLGRQLWMALHPSLPEAGRKSLLSRLEPGEVERQLRQELGWEGPVDRFDHHQSHAASAFYFSGFEDAAILTVDGVGEWATTTYGRGAGTVLELLEEVHFPDSVGMLYSTITAYLGFKVNSGEFKVMGLAPYGRPRFVRQMQRLVDPGSDGQYRLRLEYFDFIGAERMYSDRLVELFGRPPRRPESEIEQFHKDVARSLQVLLEELLLRKVRYLHQRVGSENLCMAGGVALNCVANGRLLREGPFERLFVQPAASDSGGALGAAMLSHVRRGGELPATRERMAHVFLGPRYESTEVAELLAAGDVEALDFRGDEEALLEAVAERLAAGKVVGWFHGRMEFGPRALGSRSILADPRGPEMRDRINALVKKREAFRPFAPAVLLDRMTEHFELDHPSPFMLETCQVSSPLHLPAITHVDGSARVQTVESRHSPRFAALIERFARRTGCPILLNTSFNLRGEPIVCTPVDALRTFIRSRIDTLVLEDFVLDRDAMPPLWEPFLELEDAPAESAITHEVYTLF, from the coding sequence ATGACGAAGAACGGTCTCAACATCCTGGGAATCTCCGCCTTCTTCCACGATTCCGCCTGTTGCCTGCTGCGGGACGGCGAGGTGGTCTCCGCGGTGGAGGAGGAGCGATTCTCCCGCTGCAAGCACGACCCCGGGCTGCCCTGGCGGGCCTTTCGCTTTTGCCTCGAAAGCGCCGGGCTGTCCCTCGACGATCTCGACGCCGTCGCCTACTACGAGGACCCGGTCAAGAAGCTCGGGCGCCAGCTGTGGATGGCGCTGCACCCCTCGCTGCCGGAGGCCGGGCGGAAGTCTCTGTTGTCGCGCCTCGAGCCCGGAGAGGTCGAGCGGCAGCTGCGCCAGGAGCTCGGCTGGGAGGGTCCGGTGGATCGCTTCGACCACCATCAGAGCCACGCCGCCAGCGCCTTCTATTTCTCCGGCTTCGAGGATGCCGCCATCCTCACCGTGGACGGCGTCGGCGAGTGGGCGACGACCACCTACGGCCGCGGGGCGGGGACGGTGTTGGAGCTGCTCGAGGAGGTGCACTTCCCCGATTCCGTCGGCATGCTGTACAGCACCATCACCGCGTACCTGGGCTTCAAGGTCAACTCCGGGGAGTTCAAGGTCATGGGTTTGGCGCCCTACGGCCGGCCCCGGTTCGTGCGCCAGATGCAGCGGCTGGTGGATCCCGGCTCCGACGGCCAGTACCGGCTGAGGCTGGAGTACTTCGATTTCATCGGCGCCGAGCGCATGTACTCGGATCGATTGGTCGAGCTCTTCGGCCGTCCGCCACGCCGTCCCGAGTCGGAGATCGAGCAATTCCACAAGGACGTCGCCCGCAGTCTGCAAGTGCTTTTGGAAGAGCTTTTGTTGCGCAAGGTGCGGTACCTCCACCAGCGGGTGGGGAGCGAAAATCTGTGCATGGCCGGTGGGGTGGCGCTGAACTGCGTGGCCAACGGCCGGCTGCTGCGGGAAGGTCCCTTCGAACGCCTCTTCGTGCAGCCGGCGGCGAGCGATTCCGGGGGAGCTCTGGGGGCGGCGATGCTCTCCCACGTGCGGCGCGGCGGCGAGTTGCCGGCGACGAGGGAGCGCATGGCCCACGTCTTTCTGGGGCCGCGCTACGAGTCCACCGAGGTCGCCGAGCTGCTCGCCGCCGGCGACGTCGAGGCCTTGGACTTCCGCGGCGACGAGGAGGCTCTGCTGGAAGCGGTGGCGGAGCGCCTGGCCGCCGGCAAGGTCGTCGGCTGGTTCCACGGGCGGATGGAGTTCGGGCCCCGGGCTTTGGGCTCGCGGTCGATTCTCGCCGACCCCCGAGGCCCCGAGATGCGCGACCGCATCAACGCCCTGGTCAAGAAGCGGGAGGCCTTCCGGCCCTTCGCTCCGGCGGTGCTGTTGGACCGTATGACGGAACATTTCGAGCTCGACCATCCCTCGCCCTTCATGCTCGAAACCTGCCAGGTGAGCTCGCCCCTGCACCTGCCGGCCATCACTCACGTGGACGGCTCGGCGCGGGTGCAGACCGTAGAGTCCCGTCACAGCCCGCGGTTCGCCGCCCTCATCGAGCGCTTCGCCCGGCGCACGGGTTGCCCGATCCTGCTCAACACCTCGTTCAACCTGCGCGGAGAACCCATCGTGTGCACTCCTGTGGACGCGCTACGGACCTTCATCCGTTCGCGCATCGACACCCTTGTCTTGGAGGATTTCGTCCTCGATCGCGACGCCATGCCGCCGCTTTGGGAGCCGTTTCTGGAGCTGGAGGACGCGCCCGCCGAGAGCGCCATCACCCACGAGGTCTACACCCTGTTCTAG
- a CDS encoding BlaI/MecI/CopY family transcriptional regulator: MSQAHDNPDRSSAPPPPRPTGAELEILRALWDRGPSTVREVHDHLSADRAVGYSTVLKLLQIMLGKGLVTRNERFRSHVYKASSPAERTQRQLVDHLLDAAFGGSASQLVMRALSDRPTSSEELEEIRRLLDDIEGER, translated from the coding sequence TTGAGCCAAGCCCACGACAACCCCGACCGCTCCTCTGCCCCGCCCCCTCCTCGGCCCACCGGGGCGGAGCTCGAGATCCTGCGCGCCCTCTGGGACCGCGGCCCGAGCACGGTGCGAGAAGTCCACGATCACCTGTCCGCTGACCGCGCGGTGGGTTACAGCACGGTCCTCAAGCTGCTCCAGATCATGCTGGGGAAGGGCTTGGTGACCCGCAACGAACGATTTCGCAGCCATGTCTACAAGGCCTCCAGCCCGGCGGAGCGGACCCAGCGGCAGCTGGTGGACCACCTGCTGGACGCGGCCTTCGGGGGCTCCGCGAGCCAGTTGGTGATGCGAGCCCTTTCCGACCGCCCCACGTCCTCGGAGGAGCTGGAGGAGATCCGCCGGCTGCTCGACGACATCGAAGGAGAACGATGA